One Rhinolophus sinicus isolate RSC01 linkage group LG06, ASM3656204v1, whole genome shotgun sequence DNA window includes the following coding sequences:
- the TMEM126B gene encoding complex I assembly factor TMEM126B, mitochondrial isoform X1 gives MAALGREAGADLRDGSVVPVGAGEVPKDIKMATYTHCQPSPSVGDAKLRRPMVIEILEKKIEYLRKEKTLNIYGTAVFGTTASFSGVLANFIFRHCFKVKHDALKTYASLTTLPFLSTVVAYKLFVTDALYSGNVSKENCVVRSSLIGIVCGVLYPSALAFTKNGRLAVKYHTVPLPPKGRVLHYWLMLCQTEIKAMVIPLVFQTVVGVFNCLQHYAIFESTLEKTVYED, from the exons ATGGCGGCGCTCGGGCGTGAGGCTGGGGCTGACCTGAGGGATGGAAGTGTGGTGCCCGTGGGAGCTGGGGAAGTGCCCAAG gatATCAAGATGGCAACATACACACATTGTCAGCCCAGTCCTTCTGTAGGAGATGCAAAACTCAGAAGACCAATGGTCATCGAAATCCtcgaaaaaaaaattgaatatcttagaaaagaaaa gactttaaatatatatggaacaGCGGTCTTTGGAACAACAGCTAGTTTCTCTGGAGTGCTGGCAAACTTCATTTTCAGACACTGCTTCAAGGTTAAACATGATGCTTTGAAGACTTATGCGTCATTGACCACACTTCCATTTTTGTCTACTGTAGTTGCTTATAAGCTCTTTGTAACAGATGCTTTGTATTCag gtAATGTAAGCAAGGAAAATTGTGTTGTCAGAAGTTCACTGATTGGCATAGTATGTGGTGTTCTATACCCCAGTGCTTTGGCTTTTACTAAAAATGGACGTCTGGCAGTCAA gtaTCATACTGTTCCACTGCCACCAAAAGGAAGGGTTTTACATTATTGGCTGATGCTTTGTCAAACAGAGATAAAGGCAATGGTGATTCCTCTAGTCTTTCAGACAGTCGTTGGAGTATTTAATTGTCTACAACATTATGCAATATTTGAAAGTACACTTGAGAAAACTGTATATGAAGATTAA
- the TMEM126B gene encoding complex I assembly factor TMEM126B, mitochondrial isoform X2 produces MAALGREAGADLRDGSVVPVGAGEVPKDIKMATYTHCQPSPSVGDAKLRRPMVIEILEKKIEYLRKEKTLNIYGTAVFGTTASFSGVLANFIFRHCFKVKHDALKTYASLTTLPFLSTVVAYKLFVTDALYSGNVSKENCVVRSSLIGIVCGVLYPSALAFTKNGRLAVKHLGTKIQSLPSTSLKSKEAGHSMLL; encoded by the exons ATGGCGGCGCTCGGGCGTGAGGCTGGGGCTGACCTGAGGGATGGAAGTGTGGTGCCCGTGGGAGCTGGGGAAGTGCCCAAG gatATCAAGATGGCAACATACACACATTGTCAGCCCAGTCCTTCTGTAGGAGATGCAAAACTCAGAAGACCAATGGTCATCGAAATCCtcgaaaaaaaaattgaatatcttagaaaagaaaa gactttaaatatatatggaacaGCGGTCTTTGGAACAACAGCTAGTTTCTCTGGAGTGCTGGCAAACTTCATTTTCAGACACTGCTTCAAGGTTAAACATGATGCTTTGAAGACTTATGCGTCATTGACCACACTTCCATTTTTGTCTACTGTAGTTGCTTATAAGCTCTTTGTAACAGATGCTTTGTATTCag gtAATGTAAGCAAGGAAAATTGTGTTGTCAGAAGTTCACTGATTGGCATAGTATGTGGTGTTCTATACCCCAGTGCTTTGGCTTTTACTAAAAATGGACGTCTGGCAGTCAA GCACCTGGGGACAAAGATTCAGTCCCTGCCATCGACAAGCTTAAAATCCAAAGAAGCAGGTCACAGCATGCTTCTTTAA